In Hippoglossus hippoglossus isolate fHipHip1 chromosome 11, fHipHip1.pri, whole genome shotgun sequence, the sequence GGTCATAGCACTGACCACCACGTAGGTGACATATTAGAAATGAGTTTAACATCAATGCTTCCTGAAATCCTCGGCTCACCTCAGTGTCAGTTCAACGATAAATTGTTGgcaagaaacattaaaaaaatattaatcatAAGAGGCTGGCGTTTTAACGGGAAAATCAGGGTGGAAGCCGAAACTGGCCACACCTCCAGATTATGGTCAAGATTTGATTCTTCAACCCAGTCAATATTGGAGAACCACTGTAGGAGAGAAGTTCCCTGTGGAACGTGTTCCTACAGTAAGTCTGCTTCCAAGACGGGACATCATGGACTGAGGGGAAAACCACACTTCTTAAGGTAGGCAAAGACATTTTTGTGATGTCTTGTGAATGAATATTTTAGCTCAGTCAAAGAACATGAGATCCAGGAGAAGAATTTGGATGTTGATTAATTGGAAACTGTGTACGAAGCATTGAGAGAAATCTACATACGCACTTTAGCCTAAACTTTCCCAAAGACGTGGGAAGAGGCTGAAACTaagtatttctatttctatgAACAAGCAAGTATTTTCTCTTAAGTATCTCTCTTTAAAATACCagatttattaacatttttaactgTGAGACGAAGATTATTGAGGTTTTGGAGTATCAACAAAATTTCCGATCACACATTGAAAAAATACTGTGAAATATCTAGAACAGATTATAGAATATTGTGCagaatttaaatgatttttatatgtttttttgtgttgttttactaagtttgtctttgtctttttttatttttacacagcTCTGCAGTTAATATAGTTAATAAAGACAGAGATCTAAACAGTCACAGGTCAAAAGAACATGGATTGGAAGTTTCTCCAGGGTCTTCTTAGTGGAGTCAACAAGTACTCCACTGCCTTCGGGCGCATCTGGTTGTCAGTGGTCTTCGTCTTCCGGGTGATGGTCTACGTGGTGGCCGCTGAGCGTGTCTGGGCCGACGACCAGGGACAGTTTGACTGCAACACCCGCCAGCCGGGTTGCACCAACATCTGCTATGATTACTTCTTCCCCATCTCTCACATCCGCCTGTGGGCCCTCCAGCTCATCTTTGTCACCTGCCCCTCATTCATGGTGGTGCTACACGTGGCCTACCGAGAAGAGCGTGAGCGTAAGTACCAGGCCAAGCACGGGGAGCACACCCGGCTGTACGACAACACGGGCCAAAAGCACGGCGGCCTCTGGTGGACGTATCTGATGAGCCTGTTTATCAAAACCACCTTTGAGGTCTTGTTTCTGTACGTGCTCCACTACATCTACGACAGCTTCAAGCTGCCCAGGAAGGTCCAGTGTGATGTCAGTCCCTGTCCCAATTTGGTTGACTGCTACATCGCCCGACCCACAGAGAAGACCGTTTTCACCTACTTCATGGTGGGGgcgtctgttgtgtgtgtggtgcttaACATCTGTGAGATTTTATATCTGATTGCGTTCCGGATGGTGACTCTCAAACAGCGAGGCAGCGCCCGCACTCCATCAAGAAAGATCCACCCTGGCCTGAGCTGTGATGGCTGCTAGTCCTCTCTACCATCCTGGAGAGCCagtagaaaaactaaatgtcttAATATGCCtcagtttgaataaatattgGGTAATTTTTTCTCCATTAAAGGATAGGTTTGCTTTTTCTCACGTCAGACTTACTACAATACTCACATGTCTTTGTGCACATAGTTCTTCCTCCTGTCCATATTGGGTGTGTAGAGGTCCCTCCCTATGAGATTCAAATGACTGAGGATTTCTACTTGGTTTGTCCAACTCAGAAACAGAAACCTCAGTTGATCGTATTTTTTTCCCAGGACAAGGACGGTGGATCTTGTCCCACATTGTCTTTACATTAGGAAATGATCTCTACATGGACGTCATGGATGAGAGGAataattacagtatattattttAAGGAACAATGTGTGCATTGTTTTAAGACAGATGTGAGGTGAACATCTGTGAAAATATCCCTTAAGgttatttaaaagtttaataTAATTTCTATTTGAATGTATCTATTTTACCACAATATTTAATTCTTTCAGAATTattttctgtgaaataaaagttattgatcattaaaataaaaggagaCTCATGTATTTGTAACCATTGACAATATATCTTTGACAAAAACTGAAaccatttgttttttgtattcgCTGGAAATAATGTCAAACCACTGAGAATAAAGTTTTTCCCATAAATCACAGTAAACGCTCGTTATTGAGAAAGAAGATCCGCTCTCTCCTCCTGTAAAGGCGCCAATTCTCCACCTGGTGGCGCTAAAGGCCTACTACATAATCATGTTCTGAAGGTTCCAGCAAACACGATCCATTCAATGATCCCATTTACATTGTTGAGTTCTTTTGTGATTTCTCACCATGTTGAATTACAACAGTATGAATTAACTATAGATCCTGTGATTAGTAACTTTATAGTAAGTTAGGTGAGATTGGAATAGCTGGCTACCTCTGAAATCACATTATAGCTTAATGTATATGTTGCCTATTGTAATGTTTCAGTAAATATGTCAATTGTGCAAAATGTATGATCAGTGCAtcagatgtttaaaaaacacatctgtcatgTTTCCCCAGGTTTTGATCCAGGTGTTAACCAATACACGTCACTTTTtacgactactactactactaatactactactactactactactaataataataataataataataatagtaatgacAAGAAACACCTTTATACGTAAATTCTTTTAGATGTTTTCCAGTATATCATTGTATGAATTCTTTCCGtatttttttctatcacacaaacaaacccagcaCGTCATCAAGGTTTTCGAAATTTAATCAACGATGGGTGATTggcaacttttcaaaataaaagcattagaCGCTCCACCCGGTAAAGATGAATATTTACCACTGGAGCTGTtgtaagaaaaaatatatacagtgagATTTAAAACGGTTGCGATTGACTATTGTTTCCTAAACTTTAATTTGCAACTCTTGAATGTATGTGTTCAAACAAATATAGTATCATACACTACTCACTTATATATCAAACCGTCATATAAAAACTATATGTCTTGATTTGTTGAGGATGGgttattaatctttatttatctttctgaTAAAT encodes:
- the LOC117770214 gene encoding gap junction beta-3 protein-like, translated to MDWKFLQGLLSGVNKYSTAFGRIWLSVVFVFRVMVYVVAAERVWADDQGQFDCNTRQPGCTNICYDYFFPISHIRLWALQLIFVTCPSFMVVLHVAYREERERKYQAKHGEHTRLYDNTGQKHGGLWWTYLMSLFIKTTFEVLFLYVLHYIYDSFKLPRKVQCDVSPCPNLVDCYIARPTEKTVFTYFMVGASVVCVVLNICEILYLIAFRKERSTLA